The Plasmodium vivax scf_4934 genomic scaffold, whole genome shotgun sequence genome includes a region encoding these proteins:
- a CDS encoding variable surface protein Vir4, putative (encoded by transcript PVX_050190A), giving the protein MVEKDIFGKQFYNYLNNYEDLNEYYLYCTSLGRLSSKIKHSNLKILCEQLVKYLISTYIILNKEKLKYDPCILLNYWVYNRLVNIFGTDDISVINPSWSDLVLIWNDIVYKPSYEFKNNKCVPDDSIVTQNDWRKRKRLYEYCVNYDTIKKTIPNFGKACPEYWSYVKSHTSVFEYFEKYCSEKKYQCPKFYDECKQHDPKKVLETFDCHNQMMKKQPEDAAANARSTLQAGMPAGQEASSGMSTSSEVSAGGSPLTRDGTHPATKTGDILLGVVATSLTSGALYRFTPLGRIIRNGLGWNNNNMRNMHGSEYGLFDYAPESFNPYTGGGEEHYIGYQPA; this is encoded by the exons ATGGTtgaaaaagatatttttggAA AACAATTCTATAATTATTTGAACAATTATGAAGATTTAAATGAATACTATCTTTATTGTACTTCCTTAGGTCGTTTATCCAGTAAAATTAAACACAGTAACCTTAAAATACTATGTGAACAgcttgtaaaatatttaatatctacatatattatattgaaCAAAGAGAAACTTAAATATGATCCTTGTATCCTTTTGAATTATTGGGTATACAATAGATTAGTGAATATTTTTGGTACTGATGATATATCTGTTATTAACCCTAGTTGGAGTGATCTCGTACTAATATGGAATGATATTGTTTATAAACCATCATATgagtttaaaaataataaatgtgttCCTGACGATAGTATTGTTACTCAAAATGActggagaaaaagaaagagattGTATGAATATTGTGTTAATTATgatacaattaaaaaaactattccaaattttggaaaagcaTGCCCAGAATATTGGTCTTACGTTAAGAGTCACACTTCTGTATTTGAATATTTTGAGAAATATTGTTCtgagaaaaaatatcaatGTCCAAAATTCTATGATGAATGCAAGCAACATGATCCAAAAAAAGTGTTAGAGACTTTTGATTGTCATAACCAGATGATGAAAAAGCAACCTGAAGACGCTGCTGCAAATGCTAGATCAACATTACAAGCAGGTATGCCTGCAGGTCAAGAAGCAAGTTCTGGAATGTCTACCAGTTCAGAGGTTTCTGCAGGAGGTTCACCGTTAACACGTGACGGTACTCACCCAGCTACAAAAACTGGTGACATACTTCTGGGAGTAGTTGCGACTTCTCTAACTTCTGGAGCTTTATATAGG tttACACCCTTAGGAAGAATTATACGCAATGGACTTGGGTggaataataataatatgagAAATATGCATGGAAGCGAATATGGATTATTTGATTATGCACCAGAATCCTTTAATCCATATACAGGGGGAGGTGAAGAACATTATATTGGGTACCAACCTGCGTAA